One part of the [Synechococcus] sp. NIES-970 genome encodes these proteins:
- the sat gene encoding sulfate adenylyltransferase codes for MSISSGLIAPHGGQLINRIASDAEKQEFLAQGDRLPRITLDARAQSDLEMIAIGGFSPLKGFMEQKDYELVVEEMHLSNGLPWAVPVTLSVSEEIAEPLKEGNWVRLDDANGRFIGVLELTEKYHYNKAHEAINVYRTDEEKHPGVKVVYEQGAVNLAGPVWLLERDDHPLFPKYQIDPAASRAAFQERGWTTVVGFQTRNPIHRAHEYIIKCALETVDGLFLHPLVGATKSDDIPADVRMRCYEIMLENYFPQERVILAINPSAMRYAGPREAIFHALIRKNYGCTHFIVGRDHAGVGDYYGTYDAQKIFDEFDPQALGITPMKFEHAFFCKKTEQMATSKTSPSGPEDRIHLSGTKVREMLRRGELPPPQFSRPLVAAELAKAMHD; via the coding sequence CGCCCCACGGCGGCCAATTGATTAACCGCATTGCCTCCGACGCCGAGAAACAAGAATTCCTCGCCCAAGGCGATCGCCTGCCCCGCATCACCCTCGATGCCCGCGCCCAGTCCGACCTCGAAATGATTGCGATCGGTGGCTTTAGCCCCCTAAAGGGCTTCATGGAGCAAAAAGACTACGAGCTTGTGGTCGAAGAAATGCACCTCAGTAATGGCCTCCCCTGGGCTGTACCCGTAACCTTATCCGTTTCTGAAGAAATTGCTGAACCTCTCAAAGAAGGCAACTGGGTCCGCCTCGATGACGCCAATGGTCGCTTTATCGGCGTCCTTGAGCTCACCGAAAAATATCACTACAACAAAGCCCACGAAGCGATCAATGTCTACCGTACCGATGAAGAAAAACACCCCGGTGTAAAGGTCGTCTACGAACAGGGCGCCGTGAATCTCGCTGGCCCCGTCTGGCTATTGGAACGGGATGACCACCCCCTTTTTCCGAAATATCAAATTGATCCGGCTGCGTCCCGGGCTGCGTTCCAAGAACGCGGCTGGACCACTGTCGTCGGTTTCCAAACCCGGAACCCAATCCACCGCGCCCACGAATACATCATCAAGTGTGCCCTAGAAACGGTTGATGGTCTTTTCCTCCATCCCCTCGTTGGGGCCACCAAGAGTGACGATATTCCTGCCGATGTGCGGATGCGTTGCTACGAAATTATGCTGGAGAACTATTTCCCCCAAGAGCGGGTGATTTTGGCGATTAACCCCTCGGCGATGCGTTATGCCGGTCCCCGAGAAGCGATTTTCCATGCCCTGATCCGGAAAAATTACGGTTGCACCCACTTCATCGTTGGCCGTGACCATGCGGGGGTCGGCGACTATTACGGCACCTATGATGCCCAAAAGATCTTTGATGAGTTTGATCCCCAAGCCCTTGGCATTACGCCGATGAAATTTGAGCATGCTTTCTTCTGTAAGAAAACAGAACAGATGGCCACCTCAAAAACTAGTCCCAGTGGCCCCGAAGACCGGATTCACCTATCGGGGACTAAGGTTCGGGAAATGCTCCGTCGCGGTGAACTACCGCCGCCACAGTTCTCCCGTCCCCTCGTTGCTGCTGAACTCGCAAAGGCGATGCATGACTAA